A window of the Pseudomonadales bacterium genome harbors these coding sequences:
- a CDS encoding Lrp/AsnC family transcriptional regulator, whose translation MDKKDIEILKLLQSDGRLTTAEIAERVNLSQSPCWRRISQYEQAGIIDKKVHLLNREKLGMEMVVFTSINLAITNSSSLEQFERAVIRFPEVMECYTMTGMIDYMLKVVTKDIRHYELFIRNHLAQLPNISALHSHVSVTKIKDTTELPLETQL comes from the coding sequence ATGGATAAGAAAGATATCGAGATACTTAAACTTCTGCAATCGGATGGAAGACTCACCACTGCCGAAATAGCCGAGCGGGTCAATTTATCGCAATCACCCTGTTGGCGCCGGATTAGTCAGTACGAACAGGCTGGGATTATTGACAAAAAGGTACACCTGTTGAACAGAGAAAAACTCGGAATGGAAATGGTGGTTTTTACGTCCATTAATCTAGCTATTACCAATAGTAGCTCACTGGAACAATTTGAGCGGGCGGTGATTCGTTTTCCGGAAGTCATGGAGTGCTACACCATGACGGGCATGATCGACTACATGCTGAAAGTCGTGACCAAAGACATTCGCCACTACGAACTCTTTATCAGGAATCACCTAGCGCAGTTGCCCAATATCAGTGCGCTTCACTCGCATGTTTCGGTGACTAAAATCAAAGACACGACCGAGTTACCTTTGGAGACACAGCTTTAG
- a CDS encoding TonB-dependent receptor, with amino-acid sequence MFIRKIQVIRSEYFWGFTCLLLTLLTGSAATAASNHETREEVMVNATRVVKEAFNLPTAIGVVNQQQIQLAQQQLGLDESLTRIPGIFLQNRYNFAQDLRVSIRGSGARGSFGVRGVKIFVDGIPNTLPDGQGQFDSVDISSIGQIDVLRGPSSALYGNASGGVINITTEPAPEKPYLEARTAFGEYGYAKSQIKTAGKSGRWDYLLSASYMELDGYREQSHAENKNFNSRVRIQLDETSDLTTLINLFDSPVSDDPGGIDAAAVKADPRQARNLNVRFDAGEAIEQQKLGVRYRKSLSDESEIIARSYVLWRDFENSLPFFDGGIVQFDRTFFGGGLQYTNTTALLGRDNRITIGIDYDMQEDDRKRYNNNDGSRQALVFAQREEVTSLGVFVQNELALSDTFELTAGLRYDQITFDVEDKFITDGDDSGNRDLDSVSASLALLWRLVDEVNLYASLGTSFETPTTTEFANPLGGGFNQSLEPQEAMNYEIGAKGISATGRFNYDVALFSIKVEDELTPFELAQSPGRTFFENAGQSSRHGLELALGVELMQGLDAALAYTYSDFEFDRFSDANGARFDGNQIPGIPKQLLHVSLTYLHQTGFFAEADTLFVGHFYANNANTAETKSYRSANLRLGWKFQLDGVELTPFVGVNNLTNEDYPSNVRINAFGGRYFEPAPGRNVYGGLSIKLYL; translated from the coding sequence ATGTTTATAAGAAAAATTCAAGTTATCCGTAGTGAATATTTTTGGGGTTTTACTTGTTTGCTTTTAACCCTGCTGACAGGATCTGCTGCAACCGCCGCCAGCAATCATGAAACACGTGAGGAAGTCATGGTCAATGCGACGCGGGTAGTGAAAGAGGCGTTCAACCTGCCTACTGCTATAGGTGTGGTGAATCAGCAGCAAATTCAACTCGCGCAACAACAACTGGGGTTGGATGAGTCGCTTACTAGAATTCCTGGTATCTTTTTACAGAATCGCTATAACTTTGCACAAGACCTGCGCGTTTCGATACGAGGTTCGGGTGCCCGCGGTAGTTTTGGCGTGCGCGGCGTGAAAATATTCGTCGATGGTATACCCAATACGCTGCCCGATGGGCAAGGGCAGTTCGATAGTGTGGATATCAGCTCAATTGGCCAGATTGATGTGTTAAGAGGGCCAAGCTCTGCGCTTTATGGGAATGCCTCTGGAGGTGTAATTAATATTACCACTGAGCCAGCACCAGAGAAGCCCTATCTTGAAGCACGTACTGCCTTTGGTGAATATGGTTATGCAAAATCACAGATTAAAACGGCGGGGAAATCAGGGCGGTGGGATTATCTGCTGAGTGCTTCCTATATGGAGCTGGATGGTTACCGCGAGCAAAGCCATGCGGAAAATAAGAATTTTAATAGTCGTGTGCGAATCCAGCTCGATGAAACCTCTGACCTTACAACTTTGATTAATCTGTTTGATTCTCCTGTCTCTGATGACCCTGGCGGGATCGATGCCGCTGCCGTTAAAGCCGATCCTAGACAGGCGCGTAACCTGAATGTCCGCTTTGATGCGGGTGAAGCCATCGAACAGCAAAAATTAGGCGTTAGATACCGTAAATCGTTGAGCGATGAGAGCGAAATTATCGCGCGTAGTTATGTGCTTTGGCGAGATTTTGAAAATAGCCTGCCATTTTTCGATGGTGGGATTGTTCAGTTCGACAGAACTTTCTTCGGTGGTGGACTTCAATACACCAACACTACTGCGCTATTGGGCAGAGATAATCGCATCACTATAGGTATCGATTATGATATGCAGGAGGATGATCGAAAACGCTATAACAATAATGATGGAAGCAGACAGGCGCTGGTTTTTGCGCAACGTGAGGAAGTAACTAGCTTAGGTGTGTTTGTGCAGAATGAATTAGCGTTGAGCGATACTTTTGAGTTGACTGCCGGACTTCGCTACGATCAGATAACGTTCGATGTCGAGGATAAATTTATTACCGATGGCGATGATTCCGGCAACCGGGATCTGGACTCGGTGAGCGCCAGTCTAGCGCTGCTATGGCGACTTGTCGACGAGGTGAACCTCTACGCCAGTTTGGGCACTTCCTTTGAAACGCCAACCACTACGGAGTTTGCTAACCCGCTAGGGGGCGGGTTTAATCAGAGCCTCGAACCGCAGGAAGCGATGAACTATGAGATAGGTGCGAAAGGCATCTCTGCAACTGGACGATTTAATTATGATGTGGCGCTGTTTAGCATCAAAGTGGAGGATGAGCTGACACCCTTTGAGCTGGCGCAATCACCGGGGCGAACCTTTTTCGAGAATGCCGGGCAGTCAAGCCGTCACGGGCTCGAATTGGCGTTAGGGGTAGAACTGATGCAAGGTCTGGATGCGGCGCTTGCCTACACTTACTCTGACTTTGAATTTGATCGCTTTAGTGACGCCAATGGTGCGCGCTTTGATGGTAATCAAATTCCGGGAATCCCTAAGCAGTTGTTGCATGTATCCTTGACCTATCTCCATCAAACAGGCTTTTTTGCGGAGGCGGATACCCTATTTGTTGGTCACTTTTATGCCAATAACGCTAATACGGCAGAGACTAAATCCTATCGTTCAGCCAATTTACGTCTAGGTTGGAAGTTTCAGCTGGATGGTGTTGAGCTGACGCCCTTTGTCGGAGTCAATAACCTGACCAATGAGGACTACCCCTCGAACGTACGTATTAACGCCTTTGGTGGACGTTATTTTGAACCGGCGCCGGGTCGGAATGTTTATGGTGGGCTGTCGATAAAACTATACTTGTAG
- a CDS encoding Lrp/AsnC family transcriptional regulator: MILDDKDKELLGYLSANSRESTAELSRKLQLSRSTVKDRIERLQRRGVITGFTVRFSEEFSEGQIKAHVMISTDPKKSAEVVRALRKLANLKSLYAVNGIYDMIAVISAESTKSLDETLDLIGGTSGVEKTVSSIILSTKIER, encoded by the coding sequence ATGATTTTGGATGATAAAGATAAAGAATTATTGGGCTATCTCAGTGCGAATAGTCGGGAGTCAACGGCAGAATTGTCTCGTAAACTGCAATTGTCTCGCTCAACAGTGAAAGACAGAATTGAAAGGTTACAGCGGCGGGGAGTCATTACGGGCTTTACCGTGCGCTTTAGCGAGGAGTTTTCAGAAGGTCAAATCAAGGCACATGTGATGATCAGTACCGACCCAAAAAAGTCAGCAGAGGTCGTGCGGGCGTTGCGTAAATTAGCCAACCTTAAATCTCTTTACGCCGTCAATGGGATTTACGACATGATTGCCGTTATAAGCGCGGAATCCACCAAGTCATTGGACGAGACCCTGGATTTAATAGGTGGTACCAGCGGCGTGGAGAAGACGGTGTCCTCTATTATTTTATCTACCAAAATAGAACGATAA